The region TTCTTCTTTGTTTTCTTCATAAGAATCTGCATGATCGGCATTCGGTGCAATATACAATTCTTTAGTCGATGAATTGGTTTCATATACATCATACACCATTTCAGTCGGTACAAATTTGTCTTCTGCCCCATGAATAAACAGCATAGGAACTTTATTCTTTTTGACTTGTTCGACTGTATCTGCTTCTCCGAACCAATAATTAGAACGTACTTTTGTTACCAGACTGGTTACTGGAATCAAAGGGAATGCCGGCAAGTCATACATATCTTTCAATTGATAAGCCAATTCTCCAGTCAAGGAACTATAGCCGCAATCTTCTACAATCACTTTTACATTCGACGGCAAGTCTTCTCCGCTGACGTTCATAACCGTTGCGCCGCCCATACTGATTCCGAATAAAGCCAATTCAGCATCTTCTCCGACTTTATCGATCATCAGCTGGATCCATTGCAAATAATCTTTCCGTTCATGCCAACCAAAACCGATATAGTCCCCTTCGCTTGTTCCATGACCACGGGCATCCGGCACAAGTACGTTAAATCCCATATCATGGTATAATTTTACATAAGGTGCCATTTGTTCCAAGCTTCCAGCATAACCATGAGCCAATACGGCTACTTTTTTAGAAGTCGGTTCTCCCGCAATATAAACTCCAGAAAGTTTTAATCCATCCGCAGATTCAATCGATAACTTTTCGCGATTTACTTCATCGTACCATTTCTTTTCTTCTAGCCATGGGTCTTTTGGATCATAGTCTCCATCTACATCTGCTGCTTCTATGAAATCCTTTTGATTTATAGCTACGGCTACATCATAAAAATAATTTCCGGCAAACCCTAATCCAATAACAATCATAATAACTAGGACAGCTAAACCAATCCCAAATTTTCTTTTCATTCAATCACACTCCATTGTTTTTTAATTTGACAGAACAAAAAAACGTTCACTTATTCTATCGTTTTCTTTTATTAACATACAGATTAGAGCCAAATATCATGCTGTTCAAGTAATTCTTGAAAGTGGTTTTTTAGCTCTTTAAAATCTAAGGAGTCTAGTATAAATAAACGATTAGTTAAACGCTCTTTATTTTTTTTACTTTCTTTTCCTAACTTTATATTTGCAACTGAATCATTGATATCTAAGACTATTTTTTCATATATATTATTATTAACTTTTTCTTTTCCTAAACAAGAAAATTCTAAAGATTCTTGATACAATCCTTTTTCAATGTAATAGGTAGACATATTTATCAAGAGGAACAAATAATCGTTTCTAGCTGAAGGATAATCTTTGTACTTTTCAAGAGACTTTAGAACTTTTTTGGAAATCGAATGAATTGAAGAAAGATCAAAAACAAATAGAATATTATTAAGTAATTTCAGATCATAAATATACCATTCCGATAAATTTAGTAAATAACCTTTAATAGGTTGCACAATTTTCTCTACTTCCTCATCAAGTTTAAAATTGTTGTTCCATAAGTAGATATAAGTTTTTGTCAACAAATAGAGATGAAAATATTCAAAATCTTCTTGGCTATTCAGTTTACTTTTTGCTTTTTTTTGGATTTCTTCTAATTCATCGATGCTTCCTTTATTGGCAGCCGACATTAACTGCACTGACAGTTTTCTTACTTCACTTACAGTATAATTTTCTGTTAGATAAAGAAATTCTT is a window of Carnobacterium mobile DSM 4848 DNA encoding:
- a CDS encoding helix-turn-helix domain-containing protein, whose protein sequence is MNIGGTIQRIRTGKNISQAVLSENIISRPHLSLIENDKYDLSFNTLLKLLQKMHISMEEFLYLTENYTVSEVRKLSVQLMSAANKGSIDELEEIQKKAKSKLNSQEDFEYFHLYLLTKTYIYLWNNNFKLDEEVEKIVQPIKGYLLNLSEWYIYDLKLLNNILFVFDLSSIHSISKKVLKSLEKYKDYPSARNDYLFLLINMSTYYIEKGLYQESLEFSCLGKEKVNNNIYEKIVLDINDSVANIKLGKESKKNKERLTNRLFILDSLDFKELKNHFQELLEQHDIWL
- a CDS encoding alpha/beta hydrolase codes for the protein MKRKFGIGLAVLVIMIVIGLGFAGNYFYDVAVAINQKDFIEAADVDGDYDPKDPWLEEKKWYDEVNREKLSIESADGLKLSGVYIAGEPTSKKVAVLAHGYAGSLEQMAPYVKLYHDMGFNVLVPDARGHGTSEGDYIGFGWHERKDYLQWIQLMIDKVGEDAELALFGISMGGATVMNVSGEDLPSNVKVIVEDCGYSSLTGELAYQLKDMYDLPAFPLIPVTSLVTKVRSNYWFGEADTVEQVKKNKVPMLFIHGAEDKFVPTEMVYDVYETNSSTKELYIAPNADHADSYEENKEEYKQKVQDFVQSYIPD